The proteins below come from a single Phalacrocorax aristotelis chromosome 24, bGulAri2.1, whole genome shotgun sequence genomic window:
- the HR gene encoding lysine-specific demethylase hairless, producing the protein MASDTRMGETPPRWRRSQEAAQDTRVMESSGVVLPRNTELGLPGYQEPSKLSYGTEKRCSWRASEGCLGPGWELAGSRLTCPYPPAPPCLRDTLCRPKDGAELPVLLPPRNGQAKAGWAEPCKEHPGPRWAEAMLAPLALYSHAYHRYPLPFPGLESQRPGTVGKPHAAAGAGDGDPPAFHHCPFLVEAKHSPFLLSSLLPTGPPADPPFGGGGPDGPAVMGDGRFTGIDWHLGSHVPTWGQPLYLGLPPRCKVAPAPFHDCSSSGNKEFYLKKEPGFHPPAKDHAPSQLLGKGQDGDGEGEPAVPELLGAPWRDGQEGGSLAVPPPHTCTPSPSTSHPLFLLQPGVVGGCRAPWVGTRPHAPNFPMEPGPGRPSEPKDERLAYQSLQPGSPLGPGEPDPSPPLTDGHYQPALAKPEPPPACLCTAPGCDGCPEVGCRALGPFEPTLGIAGGRFPCPPSNHTKLKKTWLTRHSEQSLPRCKAPRWDGGPEPAGDGKRSAKRPHGTADGPRAAGEGAGAAKRGAKATERMAAACPGDGTESGGDPQERRMELGEGDPLSHAGPEPWCLQSVPCTALPESIPRCCACAARAAGDPEGEEEEDPPESTCRLLHFRRFAFGGGRELSIDGFCTLGEAEGETLQLEAAGPERGSRSVGSSLCLAKYLLGVLGDPFCEAVRRDRDTWLGAPRGPKGVTAWRRGEGAPQLCDACQRGFFNSHWSCARCGFQLCPDCHRSRREADSHEGPTQQPKCIPGQDHHVASLVPTQFIPPHILTRLWKLLHEVRAKFGIESRCPCGEGAVRQSLAEPPQSTQEPLGVVVPTLPPSSDGPADTSQPIKEESPEVGPPSPGQPPPRGAVQTTTLCDLLASTAVKLCLGQDGVRMAFAPVSPALPSDNRLTSILDSIIARVVERKIQERQAGAELTPPVPPSPPSPPASHCILAPSGLLWLHDPSHASNYKLFQEHWRQGQPVLVSGLQKRLEGQLWGPESFCPAGGEQAVEVVNLRAPANHVRMSSREFWDGFAASVASPEPEQGGGDLLKLECGFGDMELCRAANLNASLPLPEYCGPAGRLNLATYVRGQRARRWLRPRVCVAYGVRSQDRTIGTKNLTVEAADSISVLVHAAARLPLQGDEDGVDALLKERLWDAGSRPGALWHIFRAEDAGRIQDFLQKARGDQGQEGGAAAEPPGRYLDLSLRRRLREECGVSGWTLLQFLGDAVLVPAGAPHQVQTLTGTISVEQRFLSPENAARLWDHSTHPPGAMHQLRAELDGMIFSAVREAVGILQGCK; encoded by the exons atggCCAGTGACACGAGGATGGGGGAGACCCCACCGCGGTGGAGAAGATCCCAGGAGGCAGCGCAGGACACCCGGGTGATGGAGAGCAGCGGGGTGGTCCTGCCCCGGAACACCGAGCTGGGACTCCCGGGCTACCAGGAGCCCAGCAAGCTGAGCTATGGCACGGAGAAGAGGTGTTCCTGGAGAGCCTCTGAGGGATGCCTGGGACCAGGGTGGGAGCTTGCTGGCAGCCGGCTGACCTGCCCCTACCCACCGGCCCCGCCGTGCCTGCGGGACACCCTGTGCCGCCCCAAGGATGGAGCCGAGCTCCCGGTGCTGCTGCCACCCAGGAACGGGCAGGCCAAGGCgggctgggctgagccctgcAAGGAGCACCCAGGGCCACGGTGGGCTGAAGCCATGCTGGCCCCCCTGGCCCTCTACAGCCACGCGTATCACCGCTaccccctgcccttcccagggCTGGAAAGCCAGCGCCCTGGCACCGTTGGCAAGCCCCACGCTGCTGCAGGAGCCGGGGACGGTGACCCCCCGGCTTTCCACCACTGCCCCTTCCTTGTGGAGGCTAAGCACAGCCCCTTCCTCCTGTCCTCGCTGCTTCCCACTGGACCCCCAGCTGACCCCCCATTTGGTGGCGGGGGGCCGGACGGACCGGCAGTGATGGGAGATGGACGCTTCACTGGCATTGACTGGCATCTGGGCTCCCATGTGCCCACCTGGGGCCAGCCCCTCTACCTGGGGCTCCCACCGAGATGCAAGGTGGCTCCGGCCCCTTTCCACGACTGCTCTAGCTCAGGGAACAAG GAGTTTTACCTGAAGAAAGAGCCGGGCTTCCACCCCCCAGCCAAGGACCATGCACCATCGCAGCTGCTGGGCAAGGGGCAGGACGGAGACGGGGAGGGGGAGCCGGCAGTGCCAGAGCTGTTGGGAGCCCCGTGGAGGGATGGCCAAGAGGGAGGCAGCTTGGCGGTGCCCCCTCCCCATACCTGCACACCTTCTCCCAGCACCAGCCaccccctcttcctcctgcagcccgGTGTggttgggggctgcagggctccctGGGTGGGCACACGGCCCCATGCCCCCAATTTCCCCATGGAGCCAGGGCCAGGCCGGCCCTCCGAGCCCAAAGATGAACGTCTGGCGTACCAAAGCCTCCAGCCCGGCTCGCCACTGGGACCAGGGGAGCCCGACCCATCGCCTCCGCTCACGGACGGGCACTACCAGCCAGCCCTTGCCAAGCCGGAGCCACCCCCGGCTTGCCTCTGCACCGCGCCGGGCTGCGATGGGTGCCCAGAGGTAGGCTGCAGGGCGCTCGGTCCCTTCGAGCCCACCCTGGGCATCGCTGGGGGCCGTTTTCCATGCCCACCCAGCAACCACACCAAACTGAAGAAGACCTGGCTGACGCGGCACTCGGAGCAGTCGCTGCCACGCTGCAAGGCTCCCCGGTGGGACGGCGGCCCCGAGCCAGCCGGTGACGGCAAGCGCTCGGCCAAGCGCCCGCACGGCACCGCCGACGGACCCCGCGCTGCAGGCGAGGGCGCCGGGGCGGCCAAGAGGGGTGCGAAGGCCACCGAGCGCATGGCCGCAGCGTGCCCTGGTGATGGCACGGAGAGCGGAGGGGACCCGCAGGAGAGGAGGATGGAGCTAGGAGAGGGAG ACCCGCTGAGCCATGCTGGCCCCGAGCCATGGTGCCTGCAGAGCGTGCCCTGCACCGCCCTGCCCGAGAGCATCCCACGGTGCTGTGCCTGCGCTGCCCGGGCCGCGGGGGACCCcgagggtgaggaggaggaggatccCCCCGAGAGCACTTGCAGGCTGCTGCACTTCCGCAG GTTTGCCTTCGGGGGCGGCAGGGAGCTGAGCATCGATGGCTTCTGCACCCTGGGGGAGGCGGAGGGGGAGAcgctgcagctggaggcagccGGCCCCGAACGAGGGAGCCGGAGCGTgggcagcagcctctgcctggCCAAGTACctgctgggggtcctgggggaccCCTTCTGCGAGGCCGTCCGCAGGGACAGGGATACGTGGCTGGGAGCCCCCCGTGGGCCCAAGG GGGTGACGGCCTGGAGGCGAGGGGAAGGAGCCCCCCAGCTCTGTGATGCCTGCCAGAGGGGCTTCTTCAACTCACACTGGAGCTGTGCCAGATGTGGCTTCCAGCTGTGCCCCGATTGCCACCGCAGCAGGCGGGAGGCTGACAGCCACG AGGGTCCCACGCAGCAGCCTAAGTGCATCCCTGGGCAAGACCACCATGTCGCATCCCTCGTCCCCACACAGTTCATCCCTCCCCACA TCCTGACCCGGCTCTGGAAGCTGCTGCACGAGGTCCGGGCCAAGTTCGGCATCGAGTCGCGCTGTCcctgcggggagggggctgtgaGGCAGAGCCTGGCAGAGCCCCCCCAGAGCACCCAG GAGCCATTGGGGGTCGTGGTGCCCACCCTCCCACCCAGCAGTGATGGCCCAGCCGACACCTCCCAGCCCATCAAGGAAG AGAGCCCCGAGGTGGGGCCACCATCGCcagggcagccgcccccccggggggcCGTGCAGACCACCACCCTCTGTGACCTCCTCGCCTCCACCGCCGTCAAGCTGTGCCTGGGGCAGGATGGGGTGCGCATGGCCTTCGCCCCCGTCTCGCCCGCCTTGCCCAGC GACAACCGCCTGACCAGCATCCTGGACAGCATCATTGCCCGCGTGGTGGAAAGAAAGATCCAGGAGAGGCAGGCGGGGGCTGAGCTGActcccccagtccctcccagtccccccagtccccctgcctcccactgcaTCCTGGCACCCAGCGGGCTGCTCTGGCTGCACGACCCCAGCCATGCCAGCAACTACAAACTCTTCCAGGAGCATTGGCGGCAGGGCCAG CCCGTCCTTGTTTCAGGGCTGCAGAAGAGGCTGGAGGGGCAGCTGTGGGGGCCGGAGTCCTTCTGCCCGGCCGGGGGGGAGCAGGCGGTGGAGGTGGTCAACCTACGAGCACCAGCGAACCATGTCAGGATGAGCAGCCGGGAGTTTTGGGATGGCTTCGCTGCCAGCGTGG CATCCCCGGAGCCGGAGCAGGGCGGTGGGGACCTGCTGAAGCTGGAGTGTGGCTTTGGGGACATGGAGCTGTGCCG GGCTGCCAACCTGAACGCCAGCCTGCCGCTGCCGGAGTACTGCGGGCCGGCCGGCCGCCTCAACCTGGCCACCTACGTGCGGGGCCAGCGGGCCCGGCGTTGGCTGCGCCCACGCGTCTGCGTGGCTTACG GTGTGCGTTCCCAAGATCGGACCATTGGGACCAAAAACCTGACGGTGGAAGCAGCCGACTCCATCAGCGTCCTGGTGCACGCCGCGGCACGGCTGCC CCTGCAGGGCGACGAGGACGGCGTGGATGCGCTGTTGAAGGAGCGGCTCTGGGATGCTGGCAGCCGGCCTGGCGCCCTGTGGCACATTTTCCGTGCTGAGGATGCCGGCCGCATACAAGACTTCTTGCAGAAG GCACGTGGGGAccaagggcaggaggggggaGCAGCGGCAGAGCCCCCCGGCCGCTACCTGGACCTTTCGCTGCGGAGGCGGCTGCGTGAGGAGTGCGGGGTGAGCGGCTGGACCCTCCTCCAGTTCCTGGGGGATGCGGTGCTGGTCCCTGCTGGGGCTCCTCACCAG GTGCAGACCCTCACCGGTACCATCAGCGTGGAGCAGCGGTTCCTCTCGCCAGAGAATGCCGCCCGCCTTTGGGACCACAGCACCCACCCTCCTGGTGCCATGCACCAGCTCCGCGCcgag CTGGATGGCATGATCTTCTCCGCTGTGCGGGAGGCCGTGGGCATCTTGCAGGGCTGCAAGTAA